The nucleotide window TAGAAGCAATGCTTACAAATGCTGCCTGCTCCAGACGTTTTGCAACATCAGGCCAGGAAATAGAAAGTCCTGTTTCTCCTGTTCCCTTCGGGAAATCAAAAATATTAACCAATTCAGCATGGGCAACATAGAAATCCGGGTTGCCGCTTTCGAAAACTACAACTTTCAGATTTTTATTAGCCTCCAACTCTTCCATCGTTATTCTCAGCTGAACTGAAAATTCTGGGTCGAATACATTTACCGGAGGATTATTGATAATCACTTTCCAGTAGCTTTCGCTTATTTTTTGTGTTGTAAAAATCATAGTAATAATTTTAATTGATGTAAATCTTTAAGACATATTTTTTTTGTCTGTTCAAAATTAATTGCACAAATGCTGGATTTTTAACACAAATCGGGGAATATCTTATACTTTTCTCTGATTTCTGATTTTGGTTGGAGAAATGCCTTTAACCTTTTTAAAAAATCTTGAAAAATAAGGAACGTTTGTAAAACCTAATTGATAAGCCACATCGCTGATATTCATATCTGTCTGGAGCAATAAAATTTCGGCTTGTTCAATCAAAAATTCATGAATATAGCTGATGGTACTTTTCCCGGTTTCTGCACGGAGAAGATCCGTAAGGTAATTGGAAGACATATTAAGTTCTTCGGCAACAGACGAAACGGTAGGGAAATTTAAAACGGGTCTGGATAAATCTTTATAATGATTTTGCAGTAAGCTTTTTAATTTTGAAGAAACTGAAACAGCTTTTGTTGCTTTATCTTTAAACTGCCTTTCATAAAAAACATCTGCGTATGAAAGCACGACATTTAACAGCGACAAAATAATAGAGGTGTTGGCATTAGCTTTATTTTCTGCCAATTCCATGTGAATTTTTGTAAAAAGCCATGTTATAGTCTCTTCCTCCTCCGCAGTCATAAACAAAGCATCATTGATTTCATAGCTAAAATATTTATACTGAAGGATTTTAGCAGCAACCGGATTTTGTTTGATGAGATCAGGATGAAAAACAAACGCATACCCATCCCAGAAAGTAAGACTGTCCCAGGAAACTACCTGTCCGGGCTCGCTGAAAAGCATCAATCCGTTCTCGGTATAATATTTATTGTTTCCGTAATTGATGTCTCCGGTAAAGTTTTTCTTTAAAGAAATCTTGAACAGATTCACCTGAATTTCACCGCTCACCTGCGGAAAGTTCGGGATAGCCTGCTTGCAGACCCTGCTGTCCATCAATGGATGCAGAGGAGCTGTGAGATTGAGATATTTATTATAGCTGTCTAAATCATTGAAAGTTTTCATAGAAGCAAAATTGCGAAATTGTTCTTATATAATCGTTTGGCTGTTTCAATTTTTTTTGTTGTCAATGATCAGACTTTCAACAAAAAAAATCCCGGACTAACCGGGATTTTAATTTCTTAAATATCAATTTATTTGATCTCTACAGGAACTGAGATTTTGTCCCAATCCATTGTGAATCCATTACTGTTTATTTTATAAACTAAAGTTTCCTGTGTTGCCGGTAAAGCTTTTGTTTTTACATCAACGCGTAAAGCATCTTTAGCCTGTTCGTATTTATAAGCTCCCCATTGTTTTGGCTCTTTGTTAAAAATTGCTGTCCAGGTTCCGCTTTGTTTAGGGATTAAGAAAAAACTGTATTTTCCGGCAGGCAGTTTTTTACCCTGAACGGTAATATCTTTATCCGTTTCGAAGGTAGTTGCTTCATTGGCTCCCGCTCGCCAGACTTTATCATAAGCTTCCAAACCACCCCAGATGGTACGTCCTTTTACAGAAGGGCTGCTATAGTTTATTGTAATGGTGGCATCTTTAATTTTTCCCGTAGCAGTAGCCGGAGGGCTGGCAGGTTTTTTAGTGTCCTGTGCAAAGGCATTCATTGAGATCGTCATCGTAGCAACAAGTACAGCTGCAGATTTAAGAATCGTTTTCATAATATTTTTATTTGTTTGTTTTTGTGATTGTTTGTTTACGAATTTACTGTTTTCTGCTTATAAAACAGCAATCCAATTGCAGAAAATATAATGACCGCTGCTGCCCCGATTACGTTAAGCCAGAGAAAGGAAACGATATCGAACTGATACACGGCAATAACCGCAATTTCTGATAAAATGGCAGCAATAAATACATTTGCACCGTTGATCTTTTTGTAATAGAATGCGACCAGAAAAATCCCCAATATCGGGCCGTAGAAAAGGGAGCCCAATACATTAACCGCTTCAATAAGGGAACCCATCTGAGTAGCAAACATCGCTACACCAATTGAGAAAATACCCCAGACTAAAGTGTGCAGGCGGCTGTATTTTAATTCGGTTTTCTCATCAGGAATTTCTTTACTGAATATCAAATGAACGTCTTTTAATGAGCAGGCAGCAAGGGAATTCAGCGCTGCCGAAATGGAACCCCAGCTGGCCAGGAAAATGACGGCAAACAGTAAACCGATCATCCCTGCAGGCAAGGTATTTTTTACGAAATACAGGAAAATGTAATTCGTATCCGTTTTCTCGGCATTATAGTTTGAATTATTGATTGCTTCCTCTACTCTGCCATGCAATGCTTTTACCTTCGTTTGCGTATCTTTAAAATCCTGAATGGCCTGTTTGAGTTGAGGAGCGTTATTTTCCTTCAGCTTTAGAATTTCTTTCGATTCTGCATTAAATTTTATTTGTAAATCGCGATGTTCTTTTTCAAAAACCGCAGCCTGCTCAGGCTGTCTTTCTTTTAAATACTGATAAGAGCGTTCATTAAAATAAATCGGAGCCGGTTTCAGAGAAAAGAAAGCGAAAAGCAAAGCACCGATCAGAAGAATAGCAAACTGCATCGGAATTTTAACCAAACCGTTTAGCAGCAGGCCCATTTTTGCGTTGGTATTATCTTTCGCAGTGATATATCTTCCCACCTGGCTCTGGTCCGTACCAAAGTAAGAAAGTGCCAGAAAAAACCCGCCAATCAATCCGCTCCAGATATTGTATTTGTCTTTCCAGTCGAATTCTGTGGTGATGACATTGAGCTTTCCGGATTTTCCCGCCAGATACAGCGCATCATTAAAGCCAATTCCATCCGGCATATTCTGAATAAGCAGATATCCTGCAAAAGCCATGGTTCCCAGGATAATAAGAAACTGTAATTTCTGGGTATGCGCAATTGCTTTTGCTCCGCCAACATAGGTATAAATCAACAGGATACCTCCGGTTAAAACATTCGTTAAATAAATATTCCAGTTTAAGACGCTTGATAAAATGATACTCGGAGCATAAATGCTGATTCCTGTTGACAAACCTCTCGAAAAAAGGAAAAGCAGTGAAGTGAGGACCCTTGTTTTCTTATCAAAACGGTTTTCCAGATACTCATAAGCTGTGTAGACATTTAAGCGCTGAAAAATCGGAATGAAAGTAATACAGATCACAATCATCGCCAGAGGCAGACCAAAGTAATACTGTACGAAACGCATGCCGTCTGTATAAGCCTGGCCCGGTGCCGAAAGAAATGTAATGGCACTTGCCTGTGTAGCCATAATTCCGATAAGTACAATGTACCAGGGCATTTTATTATCTGCTTTCAGGTAAGATTCGTTGCTTTTCTGGCCACGACCGATGAATACGCCGTAAACCACCACTGCAACAAGTGTAACAATAAGAACGGTCCAGTCTATAGTACTCATGCCCAGAATTTAGTAAACCAATAATAAAATGCGATCTGCAGTACTAAAACAACTGTTAATAGTATATACCAGATATTCCAGTTTTTAAGTTTCCTGTTCATCAGTTTTTCTGTGCAGATAAAAAGTTAAAAAATAAACGTGCCGCACCAACATTTCCCGCAGGCAGCTGCCTGAAAAACGCCAGCGGTGTATAGATAAAATTACCCTTTCCGTATCTGGCATATAAAGTAGAACCTTTCAGCGGCTCTTCATCTGTATCATGCATTTCAAAAAGCGGTTCATACGCTGCATCCCATTGAGCAGGGAAATAGGCGCCACGCTCCTGTACCCAGCCTTTAAAATCATCAGCAGTAATTTTGTTCGGGAAGTTCAGTAATTTATGATTTGGATTCAAAAACGTAACCGTTGCATTTTCTTCGGTAACACGCTTATTGGCAATACTGAAATTATACATTCCCAATTGGTCAACGGTTGTATCCTGGTTGGTGTTGTACTGCATCACCAGATTACCTCCTTCTTTCACATAAGAATATAAAAAAGGCATCCAGCGGCCCAGCTTCTTCTCTGTGTTATTGGCACGAACACCAAGCACAATGGCGTCATATTGTGACAGTTTGTTTTGATTGCTGCCGGATGCATCTGTATTGCCATAAAAGTCTCCGTCTTTCAACACCTCTACCTGAACGCCTGCAATGCGCAGGAACTCAGGAATAAAATCGCCTGCACCTTCTATGTAACCCACTTTTTTAATCTTTGCCTGAATATCCCCTTTCATTACGGTTACCATTGCAGGGGCAAAATACTGTAAGGAAGGCAAATGCGGATACTGGATTAATACCTGCTTTTTATTATAAGTTACTCCATCTGCAACAAAGTTGGCATCCAATTGCAAACGGGATGAGTTTATTGAAGCAAGCCTAGATTTCGGGATAACGTAGTCAACGGTAAAATCTTTTCCATTGAAAGAGTTTACATCGGTGCCTCCTAACTTTTCTCCGTTATACATAAGGTTTAAGTTACCTTTACCCAACTGTTTATCAGAATTAACTTTAAGATGTAAGCTCAAATGCAAATCTTCATTTTCTTTAACAAGATAAAGCGGTTGCGTGAATTTCAGTTCCACAGCAGG belongs to Chryseobacterium gleum and includes:
- a CDS encoding sodium:solute symporter; protein product: MSTIDWTVLIVTLVAVVVYGVFIGRGQKSNESYLKADNKMPWYIVLIGIMATQASAITFLSAPGQAYTDGMRFVQYYFGLPLAMIVICITFIPIFQRLNVYTAYEYLENRFDKKTRVLTSLLFLFSRGLSTGISIYAPSIILSSVLNWNIYLTNVLTGGILLIYTYVGGAKAIAHTQKLQFLIILGTMAFAGYLLIQNMPDGIGFNDALYLAGKSGKLNVITTEFDWKDKYNIWSGLIGGFFLALSYFGTDQSQVGRYITAKDNTNAKMGLLLNGLVKIPMQFAILLIGALLFAFFSLKPAPIYFNERSYQYLKERQPEQAAVFEKEHRDLQIKFNAESKEILKLKENNAPQLKQAIQDFKDTQTKVKALHGRVEEAINNSNYNAEKTDTNYIFLYFVKNTLPAGMIGLLFAVIFLASWGSISAALNSLAACSLKDVHLIFSKEIPDEKTELKYSRLHTLVWGIFSIGVAMFATQMGSLIEAVNVLGSLFYGPILGIFLVAFYYKKINGANVFIAAILSEIAVIAVYQFDIVSFLWLNVIGAAAVIIFSAIGLLFYKQKTVNS
- a CDS encoding helix-turn-helix domain-containing protein, which gives rise to MKTFNDLDSYNKYLNLTAPLHPLMDSRVCKQAIPNFPQVSGEIQVNLFKISLKKNFTGDINYGNNKYYTENGLMLFSEPGQVVSWDSLTFWDGYAFVFHPDLIKQNPVAAKILQYKYFSYEINDALFMTAEEEETITWLFTKIHMELAENKANANTSIILSLLNVVLSYADVFYERQFKDKATKAVSVSSKLKSLLQNHYKDLSRPVLNFPTVSSVAEELNMSSNYLTDLLRAETGKSTISYIHEFLIEQAEILLLQTDMNISDVAYQLGFTNVPYFSRFFKKVKGISPTKIRNQRKV
- a CDS encoding DUF2911 domain-containing protein yields the protein MKTILKSAAVLVATMTISMNAFAQDTKKPASPPATATGKIKDATITINYSSPSVKGRTIWGGLEAYDKVWRAGANEATTFETDKDITVQGKKLPAGKYSFFLIPKQSGTWTAIFNKEPKQWGAYKYEQAKDALRVDVKTKALPATQETLVYKINSNGFTMDWDKISVPVEIK